CCCGTCGTCTCGACGCCCACGTGCGCGCCGTCCCGCTGGTGCCGCACGCCCGTCGCGTCGAGGCCGCCCGCCTCGCCGCGGAGCAGGCGGCCACCGCCCTGGCGACCGAGCTGCGCGACGCCCGGGTGCCCCCCGACCCCGACGAGCTCCACGCGCTGGCCGCGGCCGCGGCCGACGAGCGCGCCACCGCGCGGGCGTGGCTGCCGCGCGAGCGGGAGCTGGAGGCGGCCCGACAGCGCGCGGACGAGCTCGACGCCGAGGCGGCGCGACTGGGCCGACGCGTGGAGCTGGCCGAGGAGCAGGCCGCGGCCACCGACGTCGCCGCCTCCACCCTGGCCGCCCGGGTCGAGAGCGCCCGGACCGGTGCTGCCGAGCACGGCGGTGACCTGGCCGCCGAGCAGTCGGCACGCAGCGGACTGGCCGCCGCCCGCGACGCCGAGGAGGTCGCCGGCACCCTCGTGACCGCCCGCGCGCGCCTGACCGCGGGCGTGCAGCAGGTCCAGGACCTCCGCGAGGTCTACCTCGACCTGCGCGAGCAGCGCATCTCCGGCATGGCGGCCGAGCTGGCCACGGGCCTGGCTGCCGGGTGCTCGTGCCCGGTGTGCGGCAGCGCCGAGCACCCCGCCCCCGCGGTCGCCGCCGGCCGGGTGGGCCGCGCCGAGGAGGACGCCGCCCGGCAGCAGGTGGAGGACGCCGACTTCGAGCGCCAGGCCGTCGCCGAGCAGGTCCGCGTCCTCGAGGCCCAGCTGGCCTCGGCCCGGGCCCGCGCCGAGGACCTGGCGGTGACCGAGTGGCAGCAGCGGGTGGCCACGGCCGGCCGCCGGCTGCAGCGCTCCGCCGAGGCGGTCCGCCTGCTCGCCGAGGTGGAGCTGGAGCTGGGCCGGGGTCGCGACCGCGCCGCGCGGGCCCGCACCGAGCTCGCCGCGCTGACCGCGACGGCGGCCGAGCGCGGTCGCGAGGCCGCCACGACGCGGGACGGCGCCGACACGCTCGCCCGGGAGCTGGCCGCCCTGCTGGAGCCGCACGCCGCGCCCACGGTGTCGGCCCTGGTCGCCCGGCTCCAGGAGACCGAGCGTGTGCTCGCCGGCGTGCTCGCCGCGCTCGAGGTCGGCCGTCGCGCCGACGTCGAGCTCGCGGCGGCGCTCGGCGCCGCCCACCACGCGCTGGGGACGTCGGGCCACCCGGCGCTGGAGGACGCCGTGGCGGCCGTGCTGCCGCACGCCGAGGCCACGGCCCTCGAGACGCTGCTGGAGGGCCGCCGGGTGGACCGGGCCGACGCGCTGCGGGTGCTGGCCGAGCCCGACGTGCTCGCGGCGGAGGAGCAGCCACCGGCCGACCTGGAGACGCTGGAGCACGACCTGCGGCGCTCCGAGACGGCCCGCGACCACGCCCTGGGCGCTCACCGCCACGCCACGGCCCGGGCCACCCGGGTCCGGGCGCTGGCCGACGAGCTCGACGCGGCCCTGGCTGCCTGGGCACCCGTGCGCCACCGCCACCTCGAGGCCGCCCGGCTCGGGTCGCTGGTCGAGGGCACCTCGAGCGACAACCGGCTGCGGATGCGGCTCTCGGCCTACGTCCTGTCCGAGCGGCTGCGCCAGGTGGTGGCGGCGGCCAACGAGCGGCTGGCGGCGATGACCGACGAGCGCTTCACCCTCGAGCAGGTCGACGAGAAGGGGGCGGGCGAGCAGCGCGGCGGGCTGAGCCTGCGCGTGCGCGACGAGTGGAGCGGCACCCGCCGCGACCCGGCCACCCTCTCCGGCGGGGAGACCTTCGTGGTGTCCCTGGCCCTGGCGCTGGGGCTGGCCGACACCGTCAGCCACGAGGCGGGCGGCACCACCCTCGACACGCTGTTCATCGACGAGGGCTTCGGCGCGCTCGACGCCGCGACGCTCGACGGCGTCATGGACACCCTCGACTCGCTGCGCGACGGGGGCCGGGTGGTCGGCCTGGTCAGCCACGTCACCGAGCTGCGCAGCCGGGTGACCTCGCAGCTGGAGGTCCACAAGGACCGCCGCGGCTCGACGGTCGCGGCCGTGCTGGCGAGCGGATGAGCCGGGGGCGCGCCCTCCCGGTCGGCCTCCCCGTGGAGCAGGCCCACTAGGGTCGAGCACATGCCTGGCGCCTCCGTGGATCCCACCTTCCTCGCGCTCCCCCTGCAGCGGCTCGCCGACGTCGCGCTCGGACGGGCCCGGGACTTCGGCGTCACGCACGCCGACTTCCGGCTCGAGCGCAACCGCTACCAGCACCTGTCGGTGCGCGACGGCCAGCTCGAGGGCGCCCAGGACGCCGAGGACCTCGGGTTCGCCGTCCGGGTGCTGCTCGACGGCGCCTGGGGCTTCGCCTCCGGCGTCGAGCTGAGCGACTCCGAGGCCGTGCGCGTCGCCGAGACCGCCATCACCGTGGCCCGCGTCGCCGCCAAGATGACCAGCACGCCGGTCGAGCTCGCACCCGAGCCGGTGCACCGCGACGTCACCTGGGTCTCGCCGTACGTCGTGAACCCGCTCGAGGTCCCGCTCGCCGAGAAGGTCGCGCTGCTCTCGGGCTGGACCCGCGAGCTCACCGGCCCCGGCGGCGTCGACCACGCGAGCGGCAGCCTCCAGCAGGTCCAGGAGAACAAGTTCTACGCCGACCTCGCCGGGTCCTCGATCACCCAGCAGCGGGTGCGCCTGGAGCCGATGCTCGAGGCCCACGCCACCGACCCGGCCACGGGCGCCTTCGACTCGATGGCGACCCTCTGCCCGCCGTTCGGGCGCGGCTGGGAGGTGTTCTCCGACGGCTCCTTCGACTTCGACGCCGAGCGGGCCGAGCTGCCCGACCTGCTGCGTGCCAAGCTCGCGGCGCCCAGCGTCGAGCCGGGGCGCTACGACCTGGTCATCGACCCCAACAACCTGATGCTGACGATCCACGAGTCGGTCGGCCACGCCACCGAGCTCGACCGGGCCCTGGGCTACGAGGCCAACTACGCCGGCACGTCGTTCGCCACGCTCGACCAGCTCGGCACGCTCCACTACGGCTCGCCGGCGATGCACGTCGTGGGCGACCGCACCGCGCCGGGTGGCCTGGCCACCGTCGGCTACGACGACGAGGGCGTCCGGACCCAGGCGTGGGACATCGTCCGCGACGGGACCCTGGTGGGCTACCAGCTCGACCGCTCGATGGCCCACACCTACGGCGCGGAGCTCAACGGCGGCCGCTCCAACGGCTGTGCCTTCGCCGACTCGCCCGGCCACATCCCGATCCAGCGGATGGCCAACGTGTCGCTGCAGCCCGACCCCGACGGGCCCGACACGGCCGGGCTGATCAGCCGCGTCGAGCGCGGCATCCACGTCGTGGGCCACAAGTCGTGGTCGATCGACATGCAGCGCTACAACTTCCAGTTCACCGGCCAGCGGTTCTACCGGATCGAGGACGGCGAGCTGAAGGGCCAGCTGCGCGACGTCGCCTACCAGGCGACCACCACCGACTTCTGGCGCTCGATGGAGGCCGTCGGCGGCCCCCAGACCTACGTCCTGGGCGGCGCCTTCAACTGCGGCAAGGCCCAGCCGGGCCAGGTGGCGCCGGTGAGCCACGGCACGCCGTCCGCCCTGTTCCGCGACGTCAACGTCCTCAACACCTCCGAGGAGGGCACGGCCTGATGACCGTCCGACCCCAGCAGCTCGTCGAGCACGCCCTGGAGGCCAGCACCAGCGACGCCTGCGTCGTGCTGGTCGAGGACTCGACCTCCGCCAACCTGCGGTGGGCCAACAACACGCTCACCACCAACGGCGTGATGCGCTCGACCGAGGTCACGGTGATCGCCTTCGCCGGCGCCGGCAACGCCTCGGTCAGCGGCAGTGCCGCCACCCCGGAGCAGGTGACGGCCCTCGTCGAGGCGGCCGACCGCGCCGCCGCCCTGGCCGAGGCCGCCGAGGACCGGGCCGACCTGGTCGCCGGTGACGCCGTCGCCGACTGGGACGACGCCCCGGCCGAGACCTCGATCGAGGTCTTCGACCGCTTCGCGGGCGAGCTCGGCGAGGAGTTCACCCGCGCCGAGGCCGAGTCGCGCATCCTCTACGGCTTCGTGTTCCACGAGGTGACCACCACCTACCTGGGGTCCTCGACCGGGCTGCGCCGCCGCCACGTGCAGCCCACCGGCCACTACGGCTGCACCGGCAAGGACACCGGGCTGACCACCAGCGCCTGGGTCGGCGGCGCCACCCGCGACTTCGCCGACGTGTCCGCGACCCGGATGGCCTCCGACCTGGCCACCCGCATCGGCTGGGGCGCCCGTCGCCTCGACCTGCCCGCGGGTCGCTACGACACCGTGCTGCCCCCGACCGCGGTCGCCGACCTGATGGTCGATGCCTACTGGAGCCTCGGCGCCCGCACGGCCGCCGACGGGCAGAGCGTGTTCTCCCGCCCCGGCGGCGGCACCCGGATCGGCGAGCCCGTGGTCGCCCCCGGCGTCCAGCTCTTCTCCGACCCCGCCTACCCCGCGCTCGAGGCCGCGCCCTTCGTGCTGGCCGCGGGGTCCTCGGACCGCAGCAGCGTCTACGACAACGGCCTCCCGCTCGGTCGCACCTCGTGGATCGAGGACGGCCGGCTGGCGGCGCTGCAGCAGACCCGCCACACCGCCCGTCTCACCGGGCAGCCGACGACGACGGCCATCGACAACGTGGTGCTGTCGGTCGACGGCGGCCGGGGCACCGACCTCGACCTCGCCGCGGGCCTCGACGACGGCCTGCTGCTGACCTGCCTGTGGTACATCCGCGAGGTCGACCCCCAGACCATGCTGCTGACCGGGCTGACCCGCGACGGCGTCTACAAGGTCGAGGGCGGGGAGATCGTCGGGGCGGTCAACAACTTCCGCTACAACGAGAGCCCGGTCGACCTGCTCAAGCGGTTCAGCCACGCCGGCGAGACGGTCCCGAGCTTCTCGCGCGAGTGGGGCGAGGACTTCTTCTCCCGCACCGCCACGCCTGCGCTGCGGGTGCCGGACTTCAACATGAGCTCGGTGTCCCAGGCGCTGTGAGCCGCGGCGGTCCGCCTCAGCTGCCCCACCGGGTCGGCGGACCGGCCGCGAGCAGGCCGGTGAACACCACGGCCAGCATCGCCAGCACGACGACCCCGGCGAGGACGGGACGCCGCAGGCCACCGGCGACGAGCCGCTCGACGGGCCCCGAGGCCGTCGGCTCCCCCGCCAGGCGCCAGTGCTCCGGCAGCAGGCCGGCCCGCTCGGTCGACCGCTCGAACGGCACGGTCGCGTAGGGCACCACAGCGGAGACCAGCCCGAGCAGGGTGCGGCCCGCCGACCAGCGGGCGTCGACGGCGAGCAGGACCACCGTCGCGGCGTACGCCAGGAAGGCGAAGCCGTGCAGCCCGCCGCCGACGCGGACCAGGAGGTCGGTGGTCCCCGTGCCGTGCTCGAGCACCATGCCGAGCAGCAGCAGCGTCCAGGTCACCACCTCGGTAAGGGCGAGGGCGCGGAACAGGCGGCGGGGGGTCATCGGGCGGTCTCCTCGGTCGGCGAGTGGTCGGCGTCGTCGCGGTAGGGCTCGCGGGTGTAGACGAAGGTCGCGCACTCGAGCCGGAGCACCGAGCCGTCCTCGCGGCGCACCACGTGCAGGGTCTCGCCGTGGTGGTAGCCGGCCTCGCCGACGATCCGGCCGTCGGGCGCCCGGGTGAACTGCTCGGCGATCGCCAGGCCCCGGGCGAGGTCGCGCCACTCCAGCCGGTCGGCGTGCCAGCGCACCTCGTAGGCCGAGCTGCCCCAGTGCCAGGTGCCGAGCAGCTCCAGTGCCCACGCGGGCACCTGCCGGGCCGGCACCCACGGGTCGAGGCGGCCGGGCGTGCGCGGACCGAGCAGCGCGCCGGCCAGCTCGGTGCCCGAGAAGCCGGTGGTGGCGTTGGTCAGCGCGACCACGCCGGTGCGGCGGACCGGGTCGACGAGCAGGGCCGACTGGAAGCCCGGCATCGAGCCGGTGTGGCCCACCAGCAGCCCGGCGGCGTACGGCGCGACGCGGACGCCGAGGCCGTACTCCGTCGCCGGGGCCACCGGCTGGCGCATCTCGCGCAGCGTGGGGGCGTCCAGCACGTCCGGGTGACCGTCGAGCAGGAAGCCGCCGAACCGGGCGAGGTCCTCGACGGTGCTCCACAGCTGGCCGGCCGGGGCCATGGCACCGGTGTCGTGGGCGGGCTCGGGCACGAGGGTGCCGGCCAGGTGGTGGACCGACCAGCCGGTCGCGGCCGGCGCCTCGGCGGCGTACGACGTGCGCCGCAGGCCGAGCGGCTCCAGCACCCGCGTGGACACGAGCGTGCGCCAGGACGCGCCCCGCACCCGGGCGACGACCTCGCCGAGCAGGCCGTAGCCCAGGTTGGAGTAGTGGTGGTGCGTCCCGGGCTCGAAGACCGCCCCGGAGCCGTCGTTGGCCGCGAGCAGCTGCGCGACCGTGCCGCCGGGCGAGCGCTCCCACCACGGCCCGGCCGGCTCGCTCTGCATCCCCGCGGTGTGGGACAGCAGACCGCGGACGGTGGCGGCGGCGTACCTCCCGGCCTCGGGGACGAAGCGGCCCAGCGGGTCGTCGAGCGAGAGCAGCCCCTCGTCGCGGCACTGGAGCACCAGCACGGCCGTGAGGGTCTTGGTGATCGAGCCGATGCGGAACTGGGTGTCGGACGTCGCCGGGGACCCGGCGGCTCCGGTCCACCCGAGCCCCGAGGGCAGCCCGGGGTCGAGCAGCCCCGTCACCAGCGAGGGCAGCCGGCGCTCGGCCTGGTAGCGGTCGGTGACGGCCTGCAGGTGCTCGGCCCGTGGGGCCGGACCCGGCTGGGTCACTCGAAGGCCTCTAGCGGCGGGCACGAGCACTGCAGGTTGCGGTCGCCGTAGGCCTGGTCGATGCGGCCGACCGGGGGCCAGTACTTGTCCGGGTCCGGACCGGCCGGGTACGCCGCGAGCGCGGCCGGGTAGGCCCGCTCGCCGCCCTCGAGCAGCGAGGCCGCGGTGTGCGGGGCGCCCCGCAGCGGGGACTCCTCGGGGCTCCACTCCCCCGCCTCGACCCGGGCGATCTCGGCGCGGATGGCGATCATGGCCTCGCAGAAGCGGTCCAGCTCGTCGAGGTCCTCGCTCTCGGTCGGCTCGACCATGAGGGTGCCGGCGACGGGGAAGCTCATCGTCGGCGCGTGGAAGCCGTGGTCGACCAGCCGCTTGGCGACGTCGTCGACCGTCACGCCGCTCGCCTTGGCCAGCGGCCTCAGGTCGAGGATGCACTCGTGGGCGACGTGGTCCTGGTGGCCGCGGTAGAGCACCGGGAAGTGGTCCTCGAGCCGCGAGGCGACGTAGTTGGCCGCGAGCACCGCGACCGCCGTGGCCTGGGTGAGGCCCTCGGCGCCCATCATCCGCACGTAGGCCCACGAGATCGGCAGGATCCCCGCCGAGCCGTACGGCGCCGCGCTGATCGGGCCGATGCCCTCGCGACGGGCCTCGACCGGGTGGTCCGGGTGGCTGGGCAGGTACGGCGCCAGGTGGGCGCGCACGCCGACCGGACCGACGCCGGGGCCACCGCCGCCGTGCGGGATGCAGAACGTCTTGTGCAGGTTGAGGTGCGAGACGTCCCCGCCGAACTCGCCGGGCTTGGCGTAGCCGAGCAGCGCGTTGAGGTTGGCCCCGTCGACGTAGACCTGGCCGCCGGCCTCGTGCACCACCTCGCACAGCTCGGAGATGGTGTCCTCGTAGGCCCCGTGGGTGGAGGGGTAGGTGACCATGATCGCGGCGAGGTCGTCGCGGTGGGTCTCGCACTGCGCCCGCAGGTCGTCCATGTCGACCGAGCCGTCCTCGGAGGACTTCACCACGACCACCTTCATGCCGGCCATCACGGCCGAGGCGGCGTTGGTGCCGTGGGCCGACGACGGGATCAGGCACACCGTGCGCTGGTCGTCGCCGTTGGCCCGGTGGTAGCCGCGGATCGCCAGCAGGCCGGCCAGCTCGCCCTGCGACCCGGCGTTGGGCTGGATCGAGACCTCGTCGTACCCCGTGACGACGGCCAGCCAGGACTCGAGCTGGCCGATGAGGCGGTGGTAGCCGCGGGCGTCCTCGGCCGGCGCGAACGGGTGCAGGTCGGCGAAGCCGGGCAGGCTGACCGGCTCCATCTCGGTGGTGGCGTTGAGCTTCATGGTGCACGAGCCCAGCGGGATCATGCCGCGGTCGAGCGCATAGTCGCGGGCCGAGAGCCGGCGCAGGTAGCGCAGCATCGCGGTCTCGGAGCGGTGGGTGTTGAAGACCTCGTGGGTCAGGAACGGCGTCTCGCGGCGCAGCTCGGCCGGGAGCGCCTCGGCGGGGGCGAGGTCGGCGGTGCCGCCCGCGACGCCGAAGGCGCCCAGCACGCGGTCGAGCACGTCGCAGTCGCTCACCTCGGAGGTCGAGAGGCCGACGTGGTCCGCGTCGACGTGGCGCACGTGCACGCCCGCCTCGCGGGCCGCGGCGACGACCTCGCCGGCGCGACCGGGCACGCGGGCCAGGACGGTGTCGAAGAAGGCGTCGTGCACGACCTCGACGCCGCCGTCGCGCAGCCGCTCCGCCAGGGCGACGGCCTGGGCGTGGGTGGCCCGGGCGATCGCGGTGAGGCCGTCGGGGCCGTGGTGCACGGCGTACATCGAGGCGACGACGGCCAGCAGCACCTGCGCGGTGCAGATGTTGGAGGTCGCGCGGTCGCGGCGGATGTGCTGCTCGCGGGTCTGCAGCGCCAGGCGGTACGCCGGGCGGCCGTGGGCGTCGACCGAGACGCCGACGAGCCGACCGGGCAGGTGCCGCTCCAGGCCCTGGCCGACGGCCATGAAGCCGGCGTGGGGGCCGCCGTAGAACAGCGGGACGCCGAAGCGCTGCGAGGACCCGACGGCGACGTCGGCGCCGAGCTCGCCGGGCGACTCCAGCAGCGTCAGGGCCAGCAGGTCGGCGGCGACCACGGCGAGGCCGCCGCGCTCGTGGGTCTGCTCGACCACGGGGCGCGGGTCCAGGACCCGCCCGGAGGCACCGGGGTACTGCACGAGCGTCCCGGAGACGGTCTCGAGGTCGGCGGGCAGGCCGTCGGTCAGGTCGGCGACGACCACCTCGACGCCCATCGCCTCGGCGCGGGTGCGCACCACCGCGATCGTCTGGGGCAGCGCGTCGGCGTCGACCACGAAGGGGCCGCTCGCCTTGCGGTTGGCCCGGCGCACGAGCGTCATCGCCTCGGCGGCCGCGGTGCCCTCGTCGAGCAGCGAGGCGTTGGAGGTCGGCAGGCCCGTCAGGTCCGCGACCATGGTCTGGAAGTTGAGGAGGGCCTCGAGCCGGCCCTGGCTGATCTCGGGCTGGTACGGCGTGTAGGCGGTGTACCAGGCCGGGTCCTCGAGCACGTTGCGGCGCACGACGGGCGGGGTCACCGTGCCGTGGTAGCCCAGCCCGATCATCGGCACCAGCGGGTTGTTCTCCGCGGCGATCTCGCGCAGCTCCCGGGCGGTGGCGGCCTCGGAGGCGGCCGGCGGCAGGTCGAGGGCGCCGGCGCGGATCCGCGAGGGCACCGCGTCGTCCATCAGCGCCTCGAGGCTGCTCAGGCCGAGGGCCTTGAGCATCAGGGTCACCTGGTCGTCGTCCGGCCCGATGTGGCGCTCGGCGAAGGGACGCGGGCGGATGAGGCCCGCGAGGGTGGAGGGCGCGTCTGACATGTCACTCCTGGTGTGAGGCGGCTCAACGTGGTCGGTCGGTGAGTGCGCCTCCCCTCAGCCAGGACCTGGTGGTCCCTCCTGAGTGCCAGCCCGTGCGGTCCTGTGGCCTGAGAGGTTGGTGGGAGGAAATGCCCCTTCGGCGTCCCGGTCGGTGCACGCACCAGCCGGGAGCTCTCCCGCACGGAGTTTGTCAGCAGGACCGATTTTAGCAGGTACGCCGACGGGCCCCGCGACGCTGGACGCGTCGGCGGGGCCCGTGGGTGAGGGTCGGTGGGGGTGGATCAGCCGGTCTGGCGGGCCTTGCGGCGCCGCGACAGCTCGTCGGAGCCGGCCTCGCCCGTGGCGTCCTCGGCCTCCTCGGCGGTGCGCTCGGAGGGCAGCTCCGCGAGCGAGCCCTCGATCTCGCGCCAGACGCCGCCGATGGCGATGCCGAAGACGCCCTGGCCGCCCTGCAGCAGGTCGATGACCTCGTCGTTGCTGGTGCACTCGTAGACGCTGGCGCCATCGCTCATCAGCGTGACGCGCGTCAGGTCGTCGGTGCCGCGGGCCCGCAGGTGCGAGACCGCGGTGCGGATCTGCTGCAGCGAGATGCCGGCGTCGAGGAGCCGCTTGATGATCTTGAGGATGAGGATGTCGCGGAAGCTGTAGAGCCGCTGGGTGCCCGAGCCGGTCGCGCCGCGGACCGTGGGCTCGACGAGGCCGGTGCGGGCCCAGTAGTCGAGCTGGCGGTAGGTGATGCCGGCCGCGTTGCAGGCCGTGGGACCGCGGTAGCCGAGGTCCTTGGGCAGCGTCGACACGTCGTCGTCGAAGAGCAGCCCCTGCTCGGTGGCGTCGAGGGCGGCGTCGAGCGCCGCCTGCTCGGCGCGCTGGTCGCGTCCTGCGGTCGTGCCGCCGTCTGTCGTGCTGGCCACTGCTACCTCCGGAGTCCGGCTCCGCCTGGTGTAGCTCCGGAGGAAGGCCGGGTCACGTCCGGTCCGCCCGGGTGGGACGGGCTCGGAGTTGCAGCCGTGGAGTTACAGCGAAGACACTCGTGAAGGTAGACCTCGGCTCGAGGGTTGGTCAAAGACACGCGCGGCGTGTCGGGTCTAACTCTCAACCAGAGGTTGAAGGTAGGGCCTGCGGACGCTCAGCCCTGGCCCTTCTCGAAGTCCTCTGGCGTGACGTGGTCGAGGAACTCGCGGAACTTCTCGACCTCGTCCTCCTGCTCGTCGGGCACCAGGATGCCGGCGTCGTCGAGCAGCTCCTCGGCGCAGACGATCTTGGACCCGGTGCGCAGCGCCAGCGCGATCGAGTCCGAGGGCCGGGCGCTGACCTCGACGCCGGAGGCCAGGACGAGCGTCGCGTAGAAGACGTTGTCCTTCATCTCGGTGATCCGGATCTCGCTGATCTCGTTGCCGGTCGCCTCGAGGACGTCGCGCAGCAGGTCGTGGGTGAGCGGCCGCGGCGGCACGACGCCCTGCTGGGCGAAGGCGATGGCGGTGGCCTCGACGGCCCCGATCCAGATGGGGAGGTAGCGCTCCCCCGCGGCTTCCCGCAGCAGCACGATGGGCGTGTTGGACGGCATCTCGACCCGGACTCCGACTACCTCGACCTCGCGCACCCGGTCAGCCTAGCGGTCGGTCGCCAGCCTGCTCCCACAGCAGGCGCACGGCGCGCGCGAGGTCCTCGACGCTGGCCGCCAGCGTGGTCTCGTCGGTCAGCGGGTCGTCCAGCATCAGCCCCACGAAGGTGGCCTCGACCAGCCGGGCGGCGCGCCGCCCCCCGGCACCGAGGCCCGAGGCGGCGAGGTGGTCCGCCAGGGCCGTCATCCACAGCTCGTTGGCC
This genomic interval from Nocardioides scoriae contains the following:
- a CDS encoding AAA family ATPase; its protein translation is MRLHHLEVTAFGPFVDTVAVDFDALAAGGLFLLTGATGAGKTSVLDAVCFGLYGEVPGERHAARQLRSDHAPADAEPRVVLRASVGSRSFRFTRSPAWDRPKRRGEGTRRIQAGVLVEEHRDGAWEPLTTRLDEAGHLVGELLGMTVTQFTQVAMLPQGRFQSFLRASSAERHQVLQRLFRTRRYEDVERWLAERRTALRRDSLRGHDRCRELLSRLQEAGATPVPDAWQPDDLDGLGALVDDGDLAAWTARLVDDAATELERRTTSLAGVTETLRLTRDLAVAERERHRARQRGARARTVLAELDRTTTAATEAARRLDAHVRAVPLVPHARRVEAARLAAEQAATALATELRDARVPPDPDELHALAAAAADERATARAWLPRERELEAARQRADELDAEAARLGRRVELAEEQAAATDVAASTLAARVESARTGAAEHGGDLAAEQSARSGLAAARDAEEVAGTLVTARARLTAGVQQVQDLREVYLDLREQRISGMAAELATGLAAGCSCPVCGSAEHPAPAVAAGRVGRAEEDAARQQVEDADFERQAVAEQVRVLEAQLASARARAEDLAVTEWQQRVATAGRRLQRSAEAVRLLAEVELELGRGRDRAARARTELAALTATAAERGREAATTRDGADTLARELAALLEPHAAPTVSALVARLQETERVLAGVLAALEVGRRADVELAAALGAAHHALGTSGHPALEDAVAAVLPHAEATALETLLEGRRVDRADALRVLAEPDVLAAEEQPPADLETLEHDLRRSETARDHALGAHRHATARATRVRALADELDAALAAWAPVRHRHLEAARLGSLVEGTSSDNRLRMRLSAYVLSERLRQVVAAANERLAAMTDERFTLEQVDEKGAGEQRGGLSLRVRDEWSGTRRDPATLSGGETFVVSLALALGLADTVSHEAGGTTLDTLFIDEGFGALDAATLDGVMDTLDSLRDGGRVVGLVSHVTELRSRVTSQLEVHKDRRGSTVAAVLASG
- a CDS encoding TldD/PmbA family protein; amino-acid sequence: MPGASVDPTFLALPLQRLADVALGRARDFGVTHADFRLERNRYQHLSVRDGQLEGAQDAEDLGFAVRVLLDGAWGFASGVELSDSEAVRVAETAITVARVAAKMTSTPVELAPEPVHRDVTWVSPYVVNPLEVPLAEKVALLSGWTRELTGPGGVDHASGSLQQVQENKFYADLAGSSITQQRVRLEPMLEAHATDPATGAFDSMATLCPPFGRGWEVFSDGSFDFDAERAELPDLLRAKLAAPSVEPGRYDLVIDPNNLMLTIHESVGHATELDRALGYEANYAGTSFATLDQLGTLHYGSPAMHVVGDRTAPGGLATVGYDDEGVRTQAWDIVRDGTLVGYQLDRSMAHTYGAELNGGRSNGCAFADSPGHIPIQRMANVSLQPDPDGPDTAGLISRVERGIHVVGHKSWSIDMQRYNFQFTGQRFYRIEDGELKGQLRDVAYQATTTDFWRSMEAVGGPQTYVLGGAFNCGKAQPGQVAPVSHGTPSALFRDVNVLNTSEEGTA
- a CDS encoding metallopeptidase TldD-related protein codes for the protein MTVRPQQLVEHALEASTSDACVVLVEDSTSANLRWANNTLTTNGVMRSTEVTVIAFAGAGNASVSGSAATPEQVTALVEAADRAAALAEAAEDRADLVAGDAVADWDDAPAETSIEVFDRFAGELGEEFTRAEAESRILYGFVFHEVTTTYLGSSTGLRRRHVQPTGHYGCTGKDTGLTTSAWVGGATRDFADVSATRMASDLATRIGWGARRLDLPAGRYDTVLPPTAVADLMVDAYWSLGARTAADGQSVFSRPGGGTRIGEPVVAPGVQLFSDPAYPALEAAPFVLAAGSSDRSSVYDNGLPLGRTSWIEDGRLAALQQTRHTARLTGQPTTTAIDNVVLSVDGGRGTDLDLAAGLDDGLLLTCLWYIREVDPQTMLLTGLTRDGVYKVEGGEIVGAVNNFRYNESPVDLLKRFSHAGETVPSFSREWGEDFFSRTATPALRVPDFNMSSVSQAL
- a CDS encoding DUF3817 domain-containing protein, giving the protein MTPRRLFRALALTEVVTWTLLLLGMVLEHGTGTTDLLVRVGGGLHGFAFLAYAATVVLLAVDARWSAGRTLLGLVSAVVPYATVPFERSTERAGLLPEHWRLAGEPTASGPVERLVAGGLRRPVLAGVVVLAMLAVVFTGLLAAGPPTRWGS
- a CDS encoding serine hydrolase domain-containing protein, with amino-acid sequence MTQPGPAPRAEHLQAVTDRYQAERRLPSLVTGLLDPGLPSGLGWTGAAGSPATSDTQFRIGSITKTLTAVLVLQCRDEGLLSLDDPLGRFVPEAGRYAAATVRGLLSHTAGMQSEPAGPWWERSPGGTVAQLLAANDGSGAVFEPGTHHHYSNLGYGLLGEVVARVRGASWRTLVSTRVLEPLGLRRTSYAAEAPAATGWSVHHLAGTLVPEPAHDTGAMAPAGQLWSTVEDLARFGGFLLDGHPDVLDAPTLREMRQPVAPATEYGLGVRVAPYAAGLLVGHTGSMPGFQSALLVDPVRRTGVVALTNATTGFSGTELAGALLGPRTPGRLDPWVPARQVPAWALELLGTWHWGSSAYEVRWHADRLEWRDLARGLAIAEQFTRAPDGRIVGEAGYHHGETLHVVRREDGSVLRLECATFVYTREPYRDDADHSPTEETAR
- the gcvP gene encoding aminomethyl-transferring glycine dehydrogenase, whose translation is MSDAPSTLAGLIRPRPFAERHIGPDDDQVTLMLKALGLSSLEALMDDAVPSRIRAGALDLPPAASEAATARELREIAAENNPLVPMIGLGYHGTVTPPVVRRNVLEDPAWYTAYTPYQPEISQGRLEALLNFQTMVADLTGLPTSNASLLDEGTAAAEAMTLVRRANRKASGPFVVDADALPQTIAVVRTRAEAMGVEVVVADLTDGLPADLETVSGTLVQYPGASGRVLDPRPVVEQTHERGGLAVVAADLLALTLLESPGELGADVAVGSSQRFGVPLFYGGPHAGFMAVGQGLERHLPGRLVGVSVDAHGRPAYRLALQTREQHIRRDRATSNICTAQVLLAVVASMYAVHHGPDGLTAIARATHAQAVALAERLRDGGVEVVHDAFFDTVLARVPGRAGEVVAAAREAGVHVRHVDADHVGLSTSEVSDCDVLDRVLGAFGVAGGTADLAPAEALPAELRRETPFLTHEVFNTHRSETAMLRYLRRLSARDYALDRGMIPLGSCTMKLNATTEMEPVSLPGFADLHPFAPAEDARGYHRLIGQLESWLAVVTGYDEVSIQPNAGSQGELAGLLAIRGYHRANGDDQRTVCLIPSSAHGTNAASAVMAGMKVVVVKSSEDGSVDMDDLRAQCETHRDDLAAIMVTYPSTHGAYEDTISELCEVVHEAGGQVYVDGANLNALLGYAKPGEFGGDVSHLNLHKTFCIPHGGGGPGVGPVGVRAHLAPYLPSHPDHPVEARREGIGPISAAPYGSAGILPISWAYVRMMGAEGLTQATAVAVLAANYVASRLEDHFPVLYRGHQDHVAHECILDLRPLAKASGVTVDDVAKRLVDHGFHAPTMSFPVAGTLMVEPTESEDLDELDRFCEAMIAIRAEIARVEAGEWSPEESPLRGAPHTAASLLEGGERAYPAALAAYPAGPDPDKYWPPVGRIDQAYGDRNLQCSCPPLEAFE
- a CDS encoding MerR family transcriptional regulator, which encodes MASTTDGGTTAGRDQRAEQAALDAALDATEQGLLFDDDVSTLPKDLGYRGPTACNAAGITYRQLDYWARTGLVEPTVRGATGSGTQRLYSFRDILILKIIKRLLDAGISLQQIRTAVSHLRARGTDDLTRVTLMSDGASVYECTSNDEVIDLLQGGQGVFGIAIGGVWREIEGSLAELPSERTAEEAEDATGEAGSDELSRRRKARQTG
- a CDS encoding bifunctional nuclease family protein, which gives rise to MREVEVVGVRVEMPSNTPIVLLREAAGERYLPIWIGAVEATAIAFAQQGVVPPRPLTHDLLRDVLEATGNEISEIRITEMKDNVFYATLVLASGVEVSARPSDSIALALRTGSKIVCAEELLDDAGILVPDEQEDEVEKFREFLDHVTPEDFEKGQG